In Patescibacteria group bacterium, the genomic window AAACTCTTTATAATTTGTGGTGGGTCTACTTGGCTATATCAATTGGTATTATGAGCAGTCTTTACAGAGGGATAATAAGAGTAAAAGGTGAATTTAGAGACCGACAAACAGCTCTGTTTGCTTTAGCTTTTGCTTTTCAAATTCTTGGCTATTTGTGTATCACCAAAAAAATACCAGAACATTTGTCGGTTATAAACTTTCTAAATGTCTTGGCTATTCTATTTTATATTTTATGGTTTATCTACCATGTATTATTTAGAAGAAGTAATTTTAATTATAAAATACGAGCTGAGCTTAATAATTACGCAAGTAAAACATTTTTTCCGCTCTGGTTGACTCTAATAGTTCTAATGGGGGCTATAACAATCTACCATTTGCTATAGTTCCGATCGGCAGGCCAAATTCCCACGGCCTGCTTTTTTTTATTTAAGGCTAATAGGTTTTGGGCGTAGCGGCGGGTCAGGTTTTAGTTGTTGGGTTTAGAGATCTTGAAAGAAACTTTTTCCAGTATGGCGACGAGCTTGACCTAAAAAAGGCCGGGGCTATTAGTCGTAATAATATCTGTTATCTTGCTATTTGCCTTGAAGATGGCACAACTGCCTTTCCCGCTTCGCCCTAGTGGTTTGAGGGTTAAAACCGGTCAAAATAGACCTTCCGACCATAATATAAAATAATTGCATTTTTATCAATCAATTTGATCTTTTCTTAACGGAGGTTTGACACCTTACGTTTTTTTATATAATCCTTGCTTAATGTGATAATTAAAGGTAAATTTAATAAATAATAAAAAAATAATTTAAATATTTTGAAACAAAAGAGAGCTTTAGAGATTTTAAAAAAAGGACATAATGTTCTTCTGACCGGCGCCGCCGGAAGTGGGAAAACTTTTGTTTTGAACAAGTTTATTAGACACTTAAGGAAAAAAGAAATTAGCGGGGCTATTACCGCTTCAACCGGTATCGCGGCCACCCATATTAATGGCCGAACAATTCACTCTTGGGCGGGCCTGGGTATTAATCATAGTTTTCCCGATAAAGTGATAAAAAAAATTATTAGAAATAAAAAAATAAGAAAAAATATTAGGCAAACCAAAACTCTTATTATTGACGAAATTTCAATGCTTAATGATTATCACTTAGATATTATTGACCATATTTGTAAAGCGATCAAACAAAGCTTAAAACCTTTCGGCGGGATTCAAATTGTCCTGAGTGGTGATTTTTTTCAACTTCCTCCGATTAGTGTCAGCCGAGGGGAGGGGAGTTTCGTTAATGAGGCTGTCATCTGGAATAATATGAATCTTAAAGTTTGTTATCTAACCGAGCAACACCGGCAAGCTGACAAAAAATATCTTAAGTTTTTGAATGATATGCGTTCAAACAATATTTCAAAATCAACCAAAGATATTGTTCTTACTCGTCTTAATAAAAAAATTACAAACAAACTAACCGCGACTAAACTATACACTCATAACTTTGACGTT contains:
- a CDS encoding PIF1 family DEAD/DEAH box helicase translates to MKQKRALEILKKGHNVLLTGAAGSGKTFVLNKFIRHLRKKEISGAITASTGIAATHINGRTIHSWAGLGINHSFPDKVIKKIIRNKKIRKNIRQTKTLIIDEISMLNDYHLDIIDHICKAIKQSLKPFGGIQIVLSGDFFQLPPISVSRGEGSFVNEAVIWNNMNLKVCYLTEQHRQADKKYLKFLNDMRSNNISKSTKDIVLTRLNKKITNKLTATKLYTHNFDVDTQNNNELKKIKKKAYGYEMKEKGQAKLIKTLKKNCLSPEYLILKKGAIVMFVKNNLDKGYVNGTLGQVISFNEGFPVVKTLHGKRVLAKPTRWIVEEDNKELASIHQIPLRLAWAITVHKCQGMTLDLAEIDLSASFTPGMGYVALSRLRKLSGLKLVGINEMAFAVSENAVKLDKELAKMSQENE